A window of the Lactuca sativa cultivar Salinas chromosome 5, Lsat_Salinas_v11, whole genome shotgun sequence genome harbors these coding sequences:
- the LOC111897059 gene encoding histone H2A, with amino-acid sequence MEGAAKSKKGAGGRKAGGPRKKAVTRSVKAGLQFPVGRIGRFLKKGRYAQRVGSGAPVYLAAVLEYLAAEVLELAGNASRDNKKTRIIPRHLLLAIRNDEELGKLLGGVTIAHGGVLPNINPILLPKKTAAKEPSTPSKAAKSPKKAKKAE; translated from the exons ATGGAAGGCGCAGCAAAGTCAAAGAAGGGTGCCGGAGGAAGAAAGGCCGGTGGCCCAAGGAAGAAGGCGGTTACCCGCTCCGTCAAGGCCGGACTTCAGTTTCCCGTCGGTAGAATTGGGCGTTTTCTGAAGAAAGGACGTTATGCGCAGCGTGTTGGAAGCGGTGCTCCGGTTTACCTCGCCGCTGTTCTTGAATACCTTGCTGCTGAA GTGCTAGAGTTAGCTGgaaatgcttctagggacaacAAGAAGACCAGAATTATTCCAAGGCATCTTCTGTTGGCCATTAGAAATGATGAAGAGCTTGGGAAATTATTGGGTGGAGTTACGATCGCTCATGGTGGTGTTCTTCCAAATATCAACCCAATTCTATTGCCAAAGAAGACCGCTGCTAAGGAGCCTTCAACTCCATCTAAAGCTGCTAAATCTCCAAAAAAAGCCAAGAAGGCTGAGTAA
- the LOC111897046 gene encoding uncharacterized mitochondrial protein AtMg00810-like, with product MHQPPGFRDRSFPDHVCLLQKSIYGLKQAPRAWYHWFAQFITGFDFTNSKSDSFLFIYRQGAQTAYLLLYVDDIILTASSSILLHKVITTLRSEFAMTDLGTLNYFLGIAVTRDKHGMFLSQQKYANEILEWAKMLNCKPGRTPADTSAKFDGKVPPVTDPTLYRSLAGALQYLTFTRPDITYAVQQVYLYMHDPREPHFSALKRILRYIRGTLDHDLQLYVSPSHGLIAYSDADWVGCPTTRRSTSGYCVFMGQNLLSWSSKRQGTISRSSAEVEYR from the coding sequence ATGCATCAGCCCCCCGGCTTTCGTGATCGATCTTTTCCGGATCATGTTTGCTTACTTCAGAAGTCCATATATGGACTCAAGCAAGCACCGCGAGCGTGGTATCATTGGTTTGCTCAATTCATTACAGGGTTCGACTTTACTAACAGCAAATCTGATTCCTTTTTGTTCATCTACAGACAGGGCGCTCAGACTGCGTATTTATtactttatgttgatgatatcattttgaCTGCATCATCTTCCATTCTCTTACATAAGGTCATCACCACTCTTCGTTCAGAGTTTGCCATGACTGACCTAGGCACCCTGAACTATTTTCTAGGTATTGCTGTTACTAGAGACAAACATGGTATGTTCTTATCACAGCAGAAGTATGCCAACGAGATCCTTGAGTGGGCTAAGATGCTCAATTGCAAACCAGGTCGCACTCCCGCCGACACATCAGCTAAATTTGATGGCAAAGTTCCTCCTGTCACTGATCCGACTCTCTACAGGAGCCTTGCAGGAGCTCTTCAGTACCTTACATTCACGAGACCTGACATCACTTATGCAGTTCAACAAGTTTATCTTTACATGCATGATCCTCGAGAGCCTCACTTCTCCGCTCTCAAGCGCATTTTGAGATACATTCGAGGTACTCTTGATCATGATTTACAACTATATGTATCTCCGTCTCATGGTCTTATTGCCTATTCTGATGCCGATTGGGTTGGTTGCCCCACCACACGTCGCTCCACTTCCGGCTACTGTGTTTTTATGGGTCAAAACCTCCTCTCTTGGTCGTCCAAGAGACAAGGTACCATTTCAAGATCCAGTGCTGAAGTTGAGTATCGGTGA